A region from the Melioribacteraceae bacterium 4301-Me genome encodes:
- the murC gene encoding UDP-N-acetylmuramate--L-alanine ligase — protein sequence MMLAVKKIHFVGIGGIGMSGIAEILLNQGFTITGSDLNKTEITDHLEKLGVKIYEGHSPNNIRDVDVVVYSSAVSQDNPEVKAAIERKIPVIKRSEMLAECMRMKHGISIAGTHGKTTTTSMVGLVLTEAKIDPTIIVGGKLSGLGGTNARLGKGEFIVVEADEFDRTFLKLTPTIAAITTLEKEHLDTYKDLDDIKAAFIEFANKVPFYGFVVLCLDEPALQDIIPEINKKIFTYGLSPQADIRAVDLKFKENSSEFSVIYLGKNLGKIKLNIPGVHNVKNSLVAVCIATQMGVDFEIIKKALESFSGVYRRFERKYDNDIMVIDDYAHHPTEINVTLEGIRAGWNRRLIAVFQPHLYSRTKDFYAEFGRSFLNSDIFVCTDVYPAREKPIEGITGELITNSAKNFGHKNVYYEPDKTKIPDLLMNICKKDDIIITMGAGDIWKYGEKFVALYKNKQPKRA from the coding sequence CAGTAAAAAAGATTCACTTCGTTGGTATTGGCGGTATAGGAATGAGTGGGATTGCTGAGATACTCTTAAATCAAGGATTTACAATTACCGGCTCAGACCTTAACAAAACCGAAATAACTGACCATTTAGAAAAATTGGGTGTAAAAATTTATGAGGGGCATTCACCTAATAACATTAGGGATGTGGATGTTGTTGTTTATTCTTCTGCTGTTAGTCAAGATAACCCAGAAGTAAAGGCTGCAATTGAACGTAAAATACCTGTTATTAAACGATCTGAAATGCTTGCGGAATGTATGCGTATGAAGCATGGAATATCAATTGCTGGAACGCATGGCAAAACTACCACAACTTCAATGGTTGGATTAGTCTTAACTGAAGCTAAAATTGATCCCACTATTATCGTAGGCGGAAAACTAAGTGGCTTGGGGGGAACAAATGCAAGATTAGGCAAAGGTGAGTTTATAGTAGTTGAAGCCGATGAGTTTGATAGAACCTTCTTAAAACTTACACCTACAATTGCAGCGATTACAACTTTAGAAAAAGAACATTTGGACACCTACAAGGATCTTGATGACATAAAAGCCGCTTTCATTGAATTTGCTAATAAAGTTCCTTTTTATGGATTTGTTGTACTTTGTCTTGATGAACCCGCTCTCCAAGATATTATTCCTGAAATTAATAAGAAAATTTTTACGTATGGATTATCTCCACAAGCCGATATACGTGCAGTGGACCTGAAATTCAAAGAAAACTCGAGTGAGTTTTCAGTTATTTATCTGGGGAAAAATCTTGGTAAAATTAAACTTAATATTCCTGGTGTACATAATGTTAAAAATTCCTTAGTTGCTGTCTGTATAGCAACTCAAATGGGTGTAGACTTTGAAATTATTAAGAAAGCTCTTGAATCTTTCTCAGGTGTTTATCGAAGATTCGAACGTAAGTATGATAATGATATTATGGTTATTGATGATTATGCTCACCATCCGACTGAAATTAATGTAACACTTGAAGGAATTAGAGCCGGATGGAACAGAAGATTAATCGCAGTTTTTCAACCACACCTTTATTCTAGAACCAAAGATTTTTATGCTGAATTCGGCAGGTCCTTTTTAAATAGTGATATCTTTGTTTGTACAGATGTTTACCCCGCTAGAGAAAAACCTATCGAGGGAATTACCGGTGAACTTATTACCAACTCAGCTAAAAATTTTGGCCACAAAAATGTCTATTATGAACCTGATAAAACTAAGATACCCGATTTGTTGATGAACATTTGTAAAAAGGATGATATAATTATTACTATGGGCGCTGGTGATATATGGAAGTACGGCGAAAAGTTTGTTGCCCTTTATAAAAATAAACAGCCTAAACGTGCATGA
- a CDS encoding cell division protein FtsQ/DivIB — protein MKKQVKIWSVLFLIIITSTLFYLFVNVGSDQNYAIEFIELIGNNHLSKEQYLEFANLTDKKNYKDITLQIIKDRFQKHPYIASVDVKYDAYNKVSVFINEKNFESILMKDSTQYLLTDELQVIPILNGTRRIDYPVISNPQQLDEIKLFSTLKNNNDVLIASKIISAVKLLNPGMYDELSEINMRRGGDILMLFSSLQFPVVIGRSNEIKKVAYLNSLWNNINIDNLKDYLEYLDLRFNGHIYLGVKSDYLSTGGNKS, from the coding sequence ATGAAAAAGCAAGTTAAAATATGGAGTGTATTGTTCTTGATAATAATTACAAGTACTTTATTTTATTTATTCGTTAATGTTGGTAGTGACCAAAACTACGCAATAGAGTTCATAGAATTAATTGGAAATAACCATTTAAGTAAAGAACAGTATTTAGAATTTGCAAATTTGACGGATAAGAAAAATTACAAGGACATCACACTGCAAATAATTAAAGACAGATTTCAAAAACATCCATACATAGCAAGTGTGGATGTAAAATATGATGCTTATAATAAAGTTTCTGTCTTTATAAATGAAAAGAATTTCGAGTCAATATTAATGAAAGACAGTACTCAATATTTACTGACTGATGAACTTCAAGTAATACCAATTTTGAACGGAACACGCAGAATAGATTATCCAGTAATTTCAAATCCACAACAGCTTGATGAAATTAAACTTTTCTCTACACTAAAAAATAATAACGATGTATTGATTGCCTCAAAAATCATTTCTGCAGTAAAATTGCTAAACCCTGGAATGTATGATGAATTGTCTGAAATAAACATGAGAAGAGGTGGAGATATTTTAATGTTGTTTTCTTCTTTGCAATTTCCTGTAGTAATTGGCAGAAGCAATGAAATTAAAAAAGTAGCCTACTTAAATAGTCTTTGGAATAACATTAACATAGATAATTTGAAAGATTATCTTGAGTACCTCGACTTAAGATTTAACGGGCATATATACTTGGGCGTTAAGAGCGATTATTTATCAACAGGGGGAAATAAATCATGA
- the ftsA gene encoding cell division protein FtsA, which yields MKRNIVAGLDLGTTKVCAVIAEQTDSGLNVLGFGVAPSEGLNRGLIANISKTAEAIKEAMEVASNRAGMSVRELNVGVAGEHITSLRHRNYVTINNPEKEITKEDLDRLKADVRTIRIPSDRQILHIIPEEFFVDYQGGIEDPIGMSGSRLEAVNHVVLASIPAMQNIKKSVERAGFLVKDYVLQPIASSYSVLDENEKDLGVLLIDIGGGTTDIAVFHNKSIKHTKVIGVAGNQVTNDIREALGIVSLEAEKLKKEYGYATEESIIKDEDIYIKGVGARGNIKIPITLLTQIINLRMKELFSLIENEVRQIGFKNRIKAGVVLTGGGSLLKGSVDLAEEVFGLPARIGVPMDLGTGLADEISSPEFATVAGLVRGIPGSDTSESESLKKEKKQNKIKLSSFLKKVQEFFDEL from the coding sequence ATGAAGAGAAATATTGTTGCTGGTTTAGATTTGGGAACCACAAAAGTTTGCGCTGTAATAGCCGAACAAACTGATAGCGGATTAAATGTTCTAGGCTTTGGAGTAGCTCCTTCAGAAGGATTAAACAGAGGATTGATAGCTAATATTTCGAAAACAGCCGAGGCTATTAAAGAAGCAATGGAAGTGGCATCGAACAGAGCAGGAATGAGCGTTAGAGAATTAAATGTGGGTGTAGCCGGCGAACATATTACGAGTCTAAGACACAGAAATTATGTAACAATAAATAATCCCGAAAAAGAAATAACCAAAGAAGATTTAGACAGATTAAAAGCTGATGTGAGAACTATACGGATTCCTTCAGATAGACAAATACTTCACATTATTCCAGAAGAATTTTTTGTTGACTATCAAGGAGGCATAGAAGATCCAATTGGGATGTCCGGCTCAAGATTAGAAGCTGTAAACCATGTTGTGCTGGCTTCAATACCAGCAATGCAAAACATAAAAAAATCTGTAGAAAGAGCTGGCTTCCTTGTTAAAGATTATGTTTTGCAGCCAATTGCTTCGAGTTATTCTGTGTTGGATGAAAATGAAAAAGACCTGGGGGTTTTACTAATTGATATCGGCGGTGGGACAACTGATATAGCTGTATTTCACAATAAAAGCATTAAACACACAAAAGTAATAGGTGTTGCAGGCAATCAGGTAACTAATGATATACGAGAGGCATTGGGAATTGTTTCCCTGGAAGCAGAGAAATTAAAGAAAGAATATGGTTATGCTACAGAAGAATCTATAATAAAAGACGAAGACATTTACATAAAAGGAGTAGGTGCAAGAGGTAATATTAAAATTCCAATTACACTGCTAACTCAAATAATAAATCTTAGAATGAAGGAATTGTTTTCTTTGATTGAAAATGAAGTAAGGCAGATTGGATTTAAAAATAGAATTAAGGCAGGTGTAGTTTTAACTGGAGGCGGCTCATTACTAAAAGGTAGTGTTGATCTTGCCGAAGAGGTTTTTGGATTGCCGGCACGGATTGGTGTGCCTATGGACTTAGGAACGGGATTAGCTGATGAAATTAGCAGTCCAGAATTTGCCACTGTTGCCGGGTTAGTTCGCGGTATTCCCGGAAGCGATACATCTGAGAGTGAAAGTTTAAAAAAAGAAAAAAAACAAAACAAAATAAAGTTAAGCTCATTTTTAAAAAAAGTTCAAGAATTTTTTGACGAATTATAA
- the ftsZ gene encoding cell division protein FtsZ, with protein MSAVLKVVGVGGGGCNAIESMIKKGLSGVEYIAINTDAQVLQRNLAQVKIQIGSNITKGLGAGADPNVGRKAAEEDRDKIENALRGSDMVFVTAGMGGGTGTGAAPIVASIAKSQGALVIGIVTKPFRWEGKLRTQNAIQGIAELREYVDSLIVIPNERILNILDSAVTALTAFDKPNEVLYEATRGIADIITVPGIINVDFADVRSVMKHSGEALMGCGISSGENRAIEAAQKAISSPLLEGVSIKGAKNILLNITGSPNMTMQEIEEGNKVLYEAAGEEANIIFGLVSKEEMGEYISYTVIATGFDSHGALSASNNQKEEKIEREKPQKVSAVGGFDAKAYEFKDHADLDIPTIFRWKNNTDDLRKKDNGLASNSSSDQLDAFEVNDKKRRKNEDFEDGSSSFLRMMMD; from the coding sequence ATGTCTGCTGTACTTAAAGTAGTTGGCGTAGGAGGTGGAGGTTGCAATGCAATTGAAAGCATGATTAAAAAGGGACTATCTGGAGTTGAATACATTGCAATTAACACAGACGCTCAAGTACTACAGAGAAATTTAGCCCAGGTTAAAATCCAAATTGGGAGTAATATAACAAAAGGATTAGGTGCTGGAGCTGACCCTAATGTAGGAAGAAAAGCTGCTGAAGAAGACAGAGATAAAATTGAAAACGCCCTAAGAGGAAGCGATATGGTCTTTGTTACAGCTGGAATGGGAGGGGGTACAGGTACAGGAGCCGCTCCAATTGTGGCTTCTATTGCTAAAAGTCAAGGTGCGCTTGTAATTGGAATAGTTACTAAACCTTTTAGATGGGAAGGGAAATTAAGAACACAAAATGCAATTCAAGGTATAGCAGAATTGAGAGAATATGTTGATAGTTTAATTGTTATTCCAAATGAAAGAATATTAAACATACTGGATAGTGCCGTTACGGCACTAACAGCATTTGATAAACCCAACGAAGTATTATATGAAGCTACCCGCGGAATAGCAGATATTATTACTGTTCCAGGCATTATAAATGTTGATTTTGCTGATGTCCGTTCAGTAATGAAACATAGCGGCGAGGCACTTATGGGCTGCGGAATTTCGAGCGGTGAAAATAGGGCGATTGAAGCAGCTCAAAAAGCTATTAGTTCACCACTATTGGAAGGAGTTTCTATTAAAGGTGCTAAAAATATTCTACTTAATATTACAGGTTCTCCAAATATGACAATGCAGGAAATTGAAGAAGGAAATAAAGTTTTATACGAAGCTGCAGGTGAAGAAGCAAATATTATATTCGGCTTGGTTAGCAAAGAAGAAATGGGTGAGTATATTTCCTACACAGTTATTGCCACAGGCTTTGATTCTCATGGTGCACTTTCTGCATCAAACAATCAAAAAGAAGAGAAAATAGAAAGAGAAAAACCACAAAAAGTGTCTGCTGTAGGTGGCTTCGATGCTAAAGCTTATGAATTTAAAGACCATGCTGATTTGGATATACCAACTATATTTCGCTGGAAGAATAATACTGATGATTTGAGAAAAAAAGATAATGGCCTTGCCTCTAATAGTAGTTCTGACCAGTTAGATGCATTTGAAGTTAATGACAAAAAGAGAAGAAAAAATGAAGATTTTGAAGATGGAAGCTCTTCCTTTTTAAGAATGATGATGGACTAA
- the rpmG gene encoding 50S ribosomal protein L33: MAKSKNVRQIITLESTAGTGYRYTTTKNKRNHPGRAEYKKYDPIARKHVIFKETK; this comes from the coding sequence ATGGCTAAATCTAAAAACGTTAGACAAATAATTACACTTGAAAGCACAGCAGGTACTGGTTATAGGTATACTACTACTAAAAATAAAAGAAATCACCCTGGCCGCGCTGAATATAAAAAATATGACCCCATAGCCAGAAAACACGTAATTTTTAAGGAGACTAAATAA